From the genome of Prunus persica cultivar Lovell chromosome G8, Prunus_persica_NCBIv2, whole genome shotgun sequence:
ATCGCGTATAGAGGTTTGGCTTTCCTTACCTGAGTGGACTTGTATGATTTATTACTTGCTGATGGATATGGCTCTGATAATCGGTTGATGTCCTTAAAAGATAAATATGCCATCCAAATTAAGTTGTGTTACATAAATATAGGGCATCGAGTTTCTCACTATTAATATCCTCAGGTTACGTCATATGCTCATGGGTCATCTGATTTGTTGGGCATTCAGATTGATGCAGCAATAAATCCTGGTCAGTCTATGATTCAAATTTACAATTATAACACTCTGTTCTTTGGGAAGTCACTTAGCTGCCTCAAGATTACAATCCTTCTTCTTTATGTGGCATatttcatttgcatatttatcaTAGCCACTGCTTATACTATGCTAGATTGTAGGTAATAGTGGTGGACCTGCATTCAATGATCAAGGGGAGTGCATTGGTGTGGCATTTCAGGTAAATTTGTTGGCTTGCTGTCAAAGTTTGTTTATCCATGTTTACTTGGTCTTAGATTTCTTGGCTGTATAGGCAATTCTGTGGCATGAAAACTTTTTCCTTATTATTTTAAGAGACACTTCTTTTAGGTCTACAGATCTGAAGAGGCCGAGAATATTGGATATGTCATTCCTACTACAGTTGTGTCTCATTTTTTGGATGACTATGAGAGGAACGGGAGGTATACAGGTGAGAATCTCTTCCCAACTTTCATCTTTGTGAAGGGAACTTAGTTGTATATGCATATTTATCTTGCACTATCCACACACCTCTTGTCTGGGAGTTAGAAGGTATAGACCATGGCAATGTGCCAAGTTTTATGTAACTAAAGCAATTGATTGTGGATACCATTTCAACTTGTCTGTGTAGTACCCGCTGCTTTCTTCAGCGGCAAAGTAGTATTAgtgctatattttttttcagttaattTCACCTCAATGCTTTTTGACTTCCAGGTTTCCCTTGCCTGGGTGTTTTGTTGCAAAAGTTGGAGAATCCAGCATTACGGGCGTGTTTAAAAGTAGAGTCTATTGAGGTAGTCTCTCTGTCTGGTTAAGTGTTTCCTGGATCAGCTGGTGTATCCGTGTAAGAAAAAACATTGCAAAGCTTTCATCTGGTTAAAATTGTTTCTTGCATAAGAAATGTAAGTGTAGCAGATATGAAGTGGCAGTGGAGCGTGCAGGAATTTACTTATGTAGAAACTAATATAATATCAGGCCACGTTTTTGTGTTATTATAATGTTAGCTTTGTATCTGTTAATCAGTTAATTTTGCTTAGGCTTTTACTCATCACATCTGGCTTGCACAGGGTGTACTGGTACGAAGAGTTGAACCCACTTCTGATGCACATAATGTATTAAAGGAGGTATGCTGGCTGTTTGAATCTTGAGTGATTGCTGTACTTGAGttgtatatatacttgttaaaCAGTCATCAAAGGAAACCTTTAAGTCAAATTTTTGGTGCTTCTCAAGCTATCAGCTTATGAGATGATCAGATGTTAGCAGTATTACATGTTTAAATATCTTCAAGATATAATGAAAGAATAGTGAAAATGTGAAGTGGCAAACTATTAGAACTGGAAATAAAGTAATTGTATGGAAAAGGTTGCTAAGTTAGTTTTGGAGAGTGAAAAGGTAATCATGAATGGGGCATTTAGAGTCAACTTAGAATATATTATGGTCCATAATCAATTTTGTAGAATCTGTCCTCATGTTTCCCTTTATCTTGGGATTTAAAGCgtattgaaattttgatttttttaattgttaataACTTTGATAGTACTTGTGCTTTTCCAGGGGGACGTGATTGTAAGCTTTGATGATGTTCATGTAGGGTGTGAAGGAACAGTACCTTTCCGATCAAATGAGCGCATTGCATTCCGCTACCTCATTAGCCAAAAGTATATCCTTGGTTCTAAGACAAAGAAATTAAGTTAAAagctgcattttctttttaagtacTTCTTATTTGTTCCGGTAAGAATACTTGATCCATTGGTTAGCCCCTGCAATTATTCTTTGGCATTGCAATGCCTTCAGTGGGGCCTGGCTGAACTTGCTCTTgtggaaaaatgaaagattagACTAAAAATGCCTTAAGGCGCACCCAAGTGTGCAAGTTTTAAGGAGTCACTACTCTGACCACTAATGCCGATTTTTAGGAGTCACTAGCTTCTATTTCTTAATTTACATtcctttttctattaaaattttgacttttttgccttttcttgTCTCTTCATTCATAGTCATGGTAGTCATATGAATTCCTTCCTGTAGAATTTTCATCCATGTTCTAATTTGTTCATTTGTAGGTGCAATTTATAGGCTAACAATGCTCCTATACAGATTTGCAGGTGACGTTTCTGATCTTGGTATTATTAGAGCTGGAGAATTCAAAAAAGTTAAAGCAGTTTTGAACCCACGAGTGCATTTGGTAAGTTGTaaatttttggttctttttacAACGCCATAaagcttttgttttcaatcttattattattgttttcttataAACATCCTGATGCTGATTGTTTTGAGTTCTTTATGGCCCAATAAGGTCCCCTTTCATATCGATGGAGGTCAGCCTTCCTACTTAATCATTGCTGGTTTGGTGTTTACCCCACTCTCAGAACCACTGATAGAGTATGTCACGCTCATTTCTGGCActgaataaattattttagtaATAAACTTCTTGTGATAACTGCATACTAACCATTTCTTATGTTCTTTTGGCAGTGAGGAGTGTGAAGACTCTATAGGAGTAAGTAGTGACCATGGTGGAAATTCTTAAGCACAAAAGCCCAGTTTaactagttttttctttttcgtttgCTGACCAGAATGCACACTTATGGTTTGGAAACtgattggtttttggtttctcTTCTGGTCAGTTGAAACTCTTGGCAAAGGCACGCTACTCTTTGGCTAGGTTCAAAGGGGAACAGATTGTGATCCTATCACAGGTTAGTTCCATACATATTCCTTTAGCAATGTACATCAAATGTTGAGATTGTGTTGTGGTTATTAAAGCCAATATTTAACGTGTAGCTTCTTTCATATTTGTCCTCTCTTGCCCTCCCCGTAATATGTTATGCATGTTAAGTTGTACAAAAGGAGAATCATCCCTTTCATCActctttgtttctgaaaattttaaactgttgcccttttttcttatttttggattCATCTTCTATAGGTCTTAGCAAATGAAGTGAACATAGGGTATGAGGATATGAGCAATCAGCAGGCAAGTTATATGTTTCTGTTTACATTTTTGGCATGTCTCTGCCAACCATATGGCTGCACtaacaaaaaattgatttCAGGTTTTGAAGTTAAATGGAACCCAAATCAGGAACATTCATCATTTGGCGTACCTTGTAGATTGTAAGTAGTAGCACCCCTTAAATATTTCCTGTTCAATTTGTGCCATTCTGATTCTCATGGTTGTGCTGTGCTCTTAATCAGCATGCAAGGACAAGTACTTAGTCTTTGAATTTGAAGACAATTACATAACAGTTTTGGAAAGGGAAGCAGCTACAGCTGCTTCTTCCTGCATTCTCAAAGATTATGGGATTCCGTCTGAAAGGTCTTCCGATCTGTTGGAACCCTATGTGGATTCACTTGGGGACAACCAAGCAGTCAATCAGGACATCGGCGACAGTCCGGtttcaaatttggaaattggCTTTGATGGAATTATTTGGgcataaattataatttgctTATATCCCGGAGGAATACGAAGTCATCAGTAGAAAGATGATGGTTATTGCAGGCCAACAATTATTTAAAGATTGGCTCCCCTCTCACGCCATGACAAGGTGTTcctcttttattatttactctCGAGTTTTTTCAGTTTGGTTTTATTAGTTAGTGTAACAATTTTCCTCGTCTGTTAGAATCTAATAATTTGTATCCATAAGTTTGCTTCAGTCAGCTGGCAATCAAttcttgtaatttatttactgtaaCAAAATAGTAAAAAGCCATTTGTTATTGATTATTTGTATACTATCACAACCAAaaacgataaataaataaaaaaacataggGAGTTAAACTTGACCGTTGACCTTCTTCAGTTTGGTTACTATAGAAATGACTTGATATCATTTGCTATGTTTTGAGCATCCTCACTAGACCCATATATTCCTCTTCTTGATAATCCCACACAATATAAACCGTTCTTTCCCTTCCAATGGTTGGGGAAACTTTGTCTTGGAAGTCCATCATCTTTTAAAAGATAATCATCCCcctgtaacaaaaaaaaattaaaaatttcacaTCAAAAacactgtttttcttttaattcattggattaatttgttatttaatCATCACCTTGAGCCACAAGTTCGTTGATCTCTTGAACCCGGTGCAGAAAACAATTGCATCAAATTGGTACGACTTGCCGTTTTTCAATTCAACATCGCTGCCTCTTATGCTGCTGATTTCTGCTGGCAAGACCTGAATCTCACTGGACTTGATCTTCTTAAAGGTTCCAACATCAATGGCTGGATACTTGCCGTACTTGACCTTCATATAAAAGGGACCCTCTGTTGGCCTCTCTATCCCATACTTGGTTAAGTCTCCAAAGACCAGCTTGCTAAGCAAAACCATCAAAGAGTCCACCATGTTTAGCGAAAAATGTTTCAACAAAACCAGGGCCAAGTAAACCATCCCCCTTGACAAAACATGGACCTGCattcatatcacataactatcatattaaacatgaaagaaATTTGTTATACGGGTTATAGTCTAAATTAAACTAATCTGAACTAACCCACGTCTACAAACATCAAAGAAATTTAAGTTATAAATTAATGAAGTCGTACCGGGCTTCGAACGATGATGGAAGTCTTTGCACCATGGTTTGCTAGGTCTAGAGCGATTTCCATGCCGGAATTCCCAGACCCAACAACCAAAACGTTCTTGTTTCTGAACCCCTTCCCAGATTTGAACTGAGTTGAGTGAAGAACATCCCCAGCAAAAGTGTTCAAACCTTGAACCTCTGGTGTATATGGGTTGGTTGCTTCCCCTGTAGCCACCACCAAAAACCTCCCAAAATACTCCTCCATCTCACCAGAGCCACCAGTATTACTATCAGTCACCGCCTTCACAACCCATCTCTCAGAAGCTTCATCATAGTTTGCAGACTCAACATTTCTGTGGTACAGGATGGGACTAATCTTGAAACGGGACACATAGTCGTCCAAGTATTGGATAAACTGATTCTTGGGCACGTAGGTGGGACAAGAAGGTGGAAATGGCATGTGGGGAAGCTCACAGAACTGCTTCtgaaggtggaggtggagacGGTCATATGAATACTTTTTCCACATGGAAGCAAAACAGTCCTCTCTTTCCAAGACTATGTATGGGATTGCAAGCCGGCTTAGACATCCGGCCATGGCGAGGCCGGACGGGCCAGCCCCGACTATAATCACTGCCTTCTCCTGCTCCATTTCAatggcctctctctctctagctctcTTCTGTTGTTGCAAAGAATAACCAATAAGATTTAGTCAAGTAGGAGGGTTCCATACTCCATTTTGAAAAATCACCAATAAGTGACCAAGTCTATGATTTAGCCAgtcaatatgtttttttttttataatgtttttttgGTGCTTAATTATAATGCGAAAACGTATGAATTAAGAAACCAAGAGAATGAGCTGTTTCTTGTAGAAAATGCCATGTGGTTG
Proteins encoded in this window:
- the LOC18768325 gene encoding probable indole-3-pyruvate monooxygenase YUCCA10, whose product is MEQEKAVIIVGAGPSGLAMAGCLSRLAIPYIVLEREDCFASMWKKYSYDRLHLHLQKQFCELPHMPFPPSCPTYVPKNQFIQYLDDYVSRFKISPILYHRNVESANYDEASERWVVKAVTDSNTGGSGEMEEYFGRFLVVATGEATNPYTPEVQGLNTFAGDVLHSTQFKSGKGFRNKNVLVVGSGNSGMEIALDLANHGAKTSIIVRSPVHVLSRGMVYLALVLLKHFSLNMVDSLMVLLSKLVFGDLTKYGIERPTEGPFYMKVKYGKYPAIDVGTFKKIKSSEIQVLPAEISSIRGSDVELKNGKSYQFDAIVFCTGFKRSTNLWLKGDDYLLKDDGLPRQSFPNHWKGKNGLYCVGLSRRGIYGSSEDAQNIANDIKSFL
- the LOC18766729 gene encoding protease Do-like 2, chloroplastic; translated protein: MAVAVGNCCFSALTSTVKFRSSVSIQPCFATSLWSSNGHALKPVSQSKRERASSSRKGSSSSSSSSAKSQPEKEAVPNKLSGNGDRWSVTGRGKKGQSQPTAYRSFGTQRKEKKEFAVDQKEQQVEPRSLQDADFLNAVVKVYCTHTAPDYSLPWQKQRQYTSTGSAFMIGDGKLLTNAHCVEHYTQVKVKRRGDDTKYVAKVLARGVDCDIALLSVESEEFWKGAEPLQLGSLPHLQEAVTVVGYPLGGDTISVTKGVVSRIEVTSYAHGSSDLLGIQIDAAINPGNSGGPAFNDQGECIGVAFQVYRSEEAENIGYVIPTTVVSHFLDDYERNGRYTGFPCLGVLLQKLENPALRACLKVESIEGVLVRRVEPTSDAHNVLKEGDVIVSFDDVHVGCEGTVPFRSNERIAFRYLISQKFAGDVSDLGIIRAGEFKKVKAVLNPRVHLVPFHIDGGQPSYLIIAGLVFTPLSEPLIDEECEDSIGLKLLAKARYSLARFKGEQIVILSQVLANEVNIGYEDMSNQQVLKLNGTQIRNIHHLAYLVDSCKDKYLVFEFEDNYITVLEREAATAASSCILKDYGIPSERSSDLLEPYVDSLGDNQAVNQDIGDSPVSNLEIGFDGIIWA